A region from the Misgurnus anguillicaudatus chromosome 7, ASM2758022v2, whole genome shotgun sequence genome encodes:
- the LOC129445328 gene encoding uncharacterized protein isoform X1 produces MMRDEKDEMFCKSVGTDLSMLDIDDFITEISQLKKKVALLETKLRLRGDEGLMREDVDVVCCESSTQDSELSLTLLGYTESKPTDTQDTTVCDSNEGLQQDQTSTESLDSVCNAGEQQQILQTKLKMCSVKLIDCLQERHDGDEKRNHR; encoded by the exons atgATGAGAGATGAGAAGGATGAGATGTTctgtaaatcagtaggaactgatctgtccatgctggatattgatgatttcatcacagaaatctctcagctgaagaaaaaGGTGGCATTACTGGAGACAAAGCTGAGATTAAGAGGAGATGAAGGACTGATGAGAGAG GATGTGGATGTGGTTTGTTGTGAATCTTCCACACAGGACTCCGAGCTCAGTCTGACTTTACTCGgttatactgagtcaaagcccacagacactcaggacactacagtgtgtgacagtaatgAGGGCTTACAGCAGGATCAAACCTctacagagtctctggattctgtctgtaacgctggagaacagcagcagatcctgcagaccaaactcaagatgtgttcagtcaaactcATCGACTGTCTGCAGGAACGTCATGATGGAGATGAGAAGAGAAACCACAGATGA
- the LOC141365201 gene encoding serine/threonine-protein kinase pim-2-like: protein MMLELQRHPPLCSRVIRMHEWFEFPDGYIVVYEMLSHPWMRLDKFLEKQNDLISERMIRDLFRQLVLATKYCWEHRVYRLFSFLENIMVNTKTMKLKLCGFGGGRLAPVSSCEPHLIDPEPDSRPEKLLTPLMGLRDLLNFMVIYSETFADGELVVSDECRELCHHLAVYRFHDAFDGILRHPWMAQDEWSYTGRPVTRFSL from the exons ATGATGTTGGAACTGCAACGACACCCTCCCCTGTGCTCCCGCGTGATACGTATGCACGAGTGGTTTGAATTTCCAGATGGATACATCGTCGTTTATGAAATGTTGTCACATCCCTGGATGAGGCTGGACAAATTCTTGGAAAAACAAAACGATTTGATCAGCGAGAGAATGATTAGAGACTTATTTCGTCAGTTGGTGTTAGCCACCAAATATTGTTGGGAGCACAGGGTGTACCGTTTATTTTCTTTCCTAGAAAATATAATGGTTAACACCAAGACCATGAAGCTTAAGCTTTGTGGCTTTGGTGGAGGGCGTTTGGCTCCCGTTAGTTCCTGTGAACCGCATCTGATTG ATCCAGAGCCTGACAGCAGACCGGAAAAGCTGCTGACTCCTCTCATGGGATTGAGAGATCTTTTGAACTTCATGGTTATCTACAGCGAGACCTTTGCCGATGGGGAACTCGTTGTATCTGATG AATGCCGTGAGCTCTGCCATCATTTAGCGGTTTACCGTTTCCATGACGCATTTGACGGAATCCTAAGACATCCATGGATGGCACAAGATGAATGGTCCTACACAGGCAGGCCAGTCACAAGATTTTCTTTgtga
- the LOC141365394 gene encoding uncharacterized protein — translation MSTSRDELVKVTGARRLNTNASAAGRMSFSLPGAIPEDECSPPTVVRQSTILSDSAGGHVTGSSASGVQRRLNIAAPAASYTRFTLPGAIEEEEEEEDECSPEAHRFMAGSGERDAQRRLSVSSSAADQESIVSSEDSQHNTTLKMEQKTKSQKKKEKKRKRKRKGKKAAIRSFLQNTWRTIKQAFCVCQNEDDLDPSDPTDPRPGPSGLKPKARSDHADLLKPTGCHKPGCCHPGLLNTLEETNLQEAADPNNGPFDRERDAQPDQFDSQSCLSGLQRARYNNRQDSPFGLEPAGYEGPDYCQSGPSTLETTEFQEAADPKNGPFDRERDAHRDQFDSQSCLSGLQRARYDNRQDSPFGLEPAGYEGPDYCQSGPSTLETPESQEAADLEHGPFDQEPGAQNDRADPQPGPSGLDLSEEEDFLFAGEYTVIMSWI, via the exons TTGTAAGACAGAGTACCATCTTGTCTGATTCAGCTGGTGGGCACGTGACTGGCAGCAGTGCAAGTGGTGTTCAACGGAGGTTGAACATCGCTGCACCTGCAGCCAGTTACACACGATTTACTCTTCCTGGGGCGatagaggaggaagaggaggaggaggatgaGTGCAGCCCAGAAG CTCATAGATTCATGGCCGGCAGCGGAGAACGAGACGCTCAACGGAGGTTGTCTGTCTCCTCATCTGCAGCTGATCAAGAGTCTATTGTGTCTTCTGAGGattcacaacacaacacaacactcaAAATGG aacaaaaaacaaaatcacaaaaaaagaaggagaagaagagaaagagaaagagaaagggGAAGAAAGCGGCTATCCGTTCTTTTCTCCAAAATACATGGCGAACTATAAAGCAAGCCTTCTGTGTTTGCCAAAATGAGGACGACTTGGATCCATCTGATCCAACTGATCCTCGGCCAGGCCCATCTGGCCTGAAGCCAAAGGCCCGGAGTGATCATGCCGATCTACTCAAGCCAACGGGCTGCCATAAACCAGGCTGTTGCCACCCTGGTTTATTAAATACCTTGGAGGAAACCAACCTCCAGGAAGCGGCTGATCCCAACAATGGTCCATTCGACCGGGAACGAGATGCCCAACCGGATCAGTTTGATAGTCAGTCATGCCTTTCTGGCCTGCAGAGGGCCCGTTACAATAATCGGCAGGATAGTCCCTTCGGACTCGAGCCGGCGGGCTATGAAGGGCCAGACTATTGCCAGTCTGGTCCAAGTACCTTGGAAACAACCGAGTTCCAAGAAGCGGCTGATCCCAAAAATGGTCCATTCGACCGGGAACGAGATGCCCATCGGGATCAGTTTGATAGTCAGTCATGCCTTTCTGGCCTGCAGAGGGCCCGTTACGATAATCGGCAGGATAGTCCCTTCGGACTCGAGCCGGCGGGCTATGAAGGGCCAGACTATTGCCAGTCTGGTCCAAGTACCTTGGAGACACCCGAGTCCCAAGAAGCAGCTGATCTTGAACATGGTCCGTTCGACCAGGAGCCAGGTGCTCAGAATGATCGTGCTGATCCTCAGCCAGGTCCATCTGGCCTGGACTTGAGTGAAGAGGAAGATTTTCTGTTTGCTGGTGAGTATACTGTTATTATGTCCTGGATTTGA